The sequence CAGTCACCATAGGCTACGACCCTACAGAGGACTGAATGTTTCTGATCCTCTACCTGCAGGACGGCAATACCAAAAAAGCCTACATATCAAGAAGGCTGCTGGGTATGCTTCTGAAGTCTATGGGTGACAAGCTGACCAGTACCAGCCCTACTGCCTCCAGAACACCTGATTCTGCGGAGGTAATGCAGATGGAGCATATAGCTGCTGTGGTCAATAGAAAGCTTGGTGAAATACCAAAAACAGCACAGCCTGACAGTGCAAAGCCTTACTACGCCACAGTGGTTCAGCTTGAAACCCAAGGCGACTCACTTATACTGGGGTTCAAATCTAGTAGATGTAGAACCCATAGCCGGACTTGCACTAAAACGCACAGAAGCACACCAGATTTTACGGATGCTCAGGGATCAATCTGATAAAGCGGGGTGGGGCTTGGAGCAGCCTGCTGAATGGATGCGGCCTATGGAGTATGGGAGGGGTGGGGATTAAGACATTTCTGAAAGTATTTCTTTTATCCTCTTACCCGAAACATCAGACTGGTCCAGCTTAGAATATATGGTAACCAGAATAATCTGATCTCTGGTTTTCAGATAGTATATACAACGGTATCCGGACCTTTTCCCTTTCTGAATATCAGTATTTTGTATCCGGACCTTGAAAATTGCTAAGTGGACACCAGGAATCTGATCACCAGGTAGCTCCCCATCTTCCAGACTATCGATTAGAGGCTGAAGATCAGCCTTGATGGACCGATATTTTTTAGCCAGGGCCCTGAGATTTCTTTTGAATTCAAAGGTAAAAGATACTTCAGGCATCTATTCCTTTCCAAAGTTCTGATACTGGCCTGGTATTTCCTTCTACAACATCTCGCATACCCTGCTTAAAGCTTTCATCCGCTGGCTTTAATACACCCATACGAAACCCTCTGACAATTTCCAGCAATGCAGGAAGATATTCTTCTGGAGTAATATCTACTTCCCGATATATCTGCTCTGTGCATGATGATTTGTTCATATCCCTCCTTGGCTTACGCTGAAGCATAAGTGCTTTTACTGGAATAAGCAATATTCTGTCTTAATCTAAGCAGTCAAGCCATAATTTCCATTTTAAGCCCTCCTACGTCCACTCTAAACGCTTCCATCCACT is a genomic window of Desulfonatronovibrio magnus containing:
- a CDS encoding addiction module antitoxin, whose protein sequence is MPEVSFTFEFKRNLRALAKKYRSIKADLQPLIDSLEDGELPGDQIPGVHLAIFKVRIQNTDIQKGKRSGYRCIYYLKTRDQIILVTIYSKLDQSDVSGKRIKEILSEMS